The Enterococcus rotai genome includes a window with the following:
- a CDS encoding methyltransferase domain-containing protein, translating into MEWDAKKYNTTHDFVFKYGAGLLELVPKEPKKVLDIGCGTGELTKQMAELGHEVTGIDQSLNMINQAKETYPELIFLQEDILNPSDQIGLYDVAFSNAVFHWIPDQDLLLKNIGEHLNVNGQLICEFGAVGNVQKIREAFGRELNALGVPFEEPFCFTSVENYRILLEKNHFEVVEILEYERPTPLKGGKSGLNEWMEQFYAAELEELSGEQKDKVLENMERDLKSKLWNEDHWEADYRRLRINAVKM; encoded by the coding sequence ATGGAATGGGATGCAAAAAAATATAATACGACACATGATTTTGTTTTTAAGTATGGCGCAGGATTGTTGGAGTTAGTACCGAAAGAGCCGAAAAAAGTGTTGGATATTGGCTGTGGGACGGGAGAATTGACGAAGCAAATGGCGGAACTTGGGCATGAAGTGACGGGAATCGATCAATCACTAAATATGATCAATCAAGCAAAAGAGACCTATCCTGAGTTGATTTTTTTACAGGAAGATATTCTAAATCCCTCGGATCAAATTGGACTGTATGATGTTGCTTTTTCGAACGCAGTTTTTCATTGGATTCCTGATCAAGATTTATTATTGAAGAATATTGGTGAACATTTAAACGTAAACGGGCAACTGATTTGTGAATTTGGTGCAGTTGGGAATGTTCAGAAGATTAGAGAAGCTTTTGGGCGTGAGTTAAATGCATTGGGTGTACCTTTTGAGGAACCGTTTTGCTTTACGTCTGTTGAAAATTATCGGATTTTGCTAGAAAAGAATCATTTTGAGGTTGTGGAGATTTTAGAATATGAACGGCCGACTCCGCTTAAAGGTGGGAAATCTGGTTTGAACGAGTGGATGGAACAATTTTATGCTGCTGAGTTGGAGGAATTGTCTGGAGAGCAGAAAGACAAGGTTCTTGAGAATATGGAGCGAGATTTGAAGTCAAAATTGTGGAACGAGGATCATTGGGAAGCAGATTATCGAAGATTGAGGATAAATGCTGTGAAAATGTAG
- a CDS encoding tyrosine-type recombinase/integrase, whose product MSKRGENIYKRKDGRWEGRYRKGRNKEGRIVYGYVYGKQYNEAKEKLSKKNADYSIYGETVVQEEMMVDEWLNYWLNILMKNRIKPSTYSNYRGRIRRHLSPFFKNKPLSELETADIDKFIYSMHLSDLSSNTIRSIISMLRSALKKAVNDNRISKNPCQGVMLPTLTKPKIKSLDRKQQKKLEQIALYKKECSAEIIALYTGMRIGEISGLKWEDIDFKHNKIFVKRTISRIPSVTEPHKTEIIIGKPKSINGERAIPISKNLKRYLLEKKQKSTSIFVISCKNSFTEPRIINYRFKKIVDESKIGPVHFHALRHTFATRCVESGIDIATLSKILGHASTKMTLDIYTDSLWETRRSAMMVIDRQLNYDETIPL is encoded by the coding sequence ATGTCAAAAAGAGGAGAAAATATCTATAAGCGAAAAGATGGTCGCTGGGAAGGTCGTTATAGAAAAGGCCGGAATAAGGAAGGTAGAATTGTCTATGGATATGTTTATGGAAAACAATATAATGAAGCAAAAGAAAAGTTATCAAAAAAAAATGCAGACTATTCTATATATGGAGAAACAGTTGTGCAAGAAGAAATGATGGTGGATGAATGGTTAAATTATTGGTTAAATATTTTAATGAAAAATAGAATCAAACCTTCTACTTATTCAAATTATAGGGGGCGAATTAGACGCCATCTTTCGCCATTTTTTAAAAATAAGCCATTATCTGAGCTAGAAACAGCTGATATAGACAAATTTATATATTCAATGCATCTATCAGATCTTTCGTCTAACACTATTCGCAGTATTATTAGTATGTTAAGAAGTGCTCTAAAAAAAGCTGTAAATGATAATAGAATTTCAAAAAACCCTTGCCAAGGGGTTATGTTGCCAACGTTAACTAAACCAAAAATAAAAAGTTTAGATAGAAAGCAACAAAAAAAATTGGAACAGATTGCTTTATATAAAAAAGAGTGTTCGGCAGAAATCATTGCGTTGTATACGGGAATGAGAATTGGAGAGATCAGTGGATTAAAATGGGAAGATATTGATTTTAAACACAATAAAATTTTTGTGAAAAGAACCATTTCTAGAATCCCTTCAGTAACAGAACCACACAAAACAGAGATTATTATCGGGAAACCAAAGTCAATTAATGGAGAACGTGCCATACCAATATCTAAAAATTTAAAAAGATATTTATTGGAAAAAAAGCAAAAAAGTACTAGCATATTTGTCATTTCCTGCAAAAATAGTTTTACAGAACCACGTATTATTAATTATCGTTTTAAAAAAATAGTAGACGAATCAAAAATAGGTCCAGTTCATTTTCACGCGCTTCGTCATACTTTCGCAACGAGATGTGTTGAATCAGGAATTGATATTGCGACATTGAGTAAGATCTTAGGACATGCATCAACCAAAATGACACTCGACATCTATACGGATTCATTGTGGGAGACGAGACGCTCGGCAATGATGGTAATTGATAGACAGCTTAATTATGATGAAACGATCCCCTTATAA
- a CDS encoding winged helix-turn-helix domain-containing protein — protein MYTIGIFRDSSQPVLDYTKELVSLGHEVTILQVGDVGSELASIDAFIIEESTMSDLSNICKNILELRTRLNKLIWVLLIENDEETKTKKKIYLQLGADGVSVYEDEFVLQFSNILKRIENKEEPNVLQMMPTTDPLLELLPENLSVLKEGKVEISLTKLEFKVFELLFDKHDKALTYEEIYQHIWGNESAEKKEYRVSNIIFHLRGKIEEDPTTPKFIKTVRTIGYKLALNPQVNNVGMKKA, from the coding sequence ATGTACACTATCGGTATTTTTCGAGATTCGTCTCAACCTGTATTGGATTATACCAAAGAATTGGTGAGCTTAGGTCATGAAGTTACAATTTTACAAGTAGGAGATGTAGGTTCTGAACTAGCAAGTATAGATGCATTTATTATTGAAGAATCCACTATGAGTGATTTATCTAATATTTGCAAAAATATTCTGGAATTAAGAACGAGATTAAATAAATTGATCTGGGTGTTGCTAATTGAAAATGATGAAGAAACAAAAACAAAAAAGAAAATTTACCTACAACTAGGTGCAGATGGTGTCTCTGTTTATGAAGATGAGTTTGTCTTACAATTTTCAAATATCTTAAAACGGATTGAGAATAAGGAAGAACCCAATGTTTTACAGATGATGCCAACGACTGACCCCTTATTAGAACTACTTCCAGAAAATCTCAGTGTTTTAAAAGAAGGAAAAGTCGAAATCAGTCTAACAAAATTGGAATTTAAAGTTTTTGAACTACTGTTTGACAAGCACGATAAAGCATTGACCTATGAAGAAATCTACCAACATATTTGGGGAAACGAAAGTGCTGAGAAAAAAGAGTATCGAGTGAGTAATATCATATTCCATTTAAGAGGAAAAATAGAAGAAGACCCCACCACGCCGAAATTCATTAAAACAGTTCGAACAATTGGATACAAATTAGCACTGAATCCACAGGTAAACAATGTTGGGATGAAGAAAGCTTGA
- a CDS encoding pectate lyase-like adhesive domain-containing protein, producing the protein MNEMIKKRKFQLVGMSIAILSILILAMFSQLHSSTNKIFAKSPISLTTVEDERYVNEVFHIKISDTRTENELKKSDESSSSTDLGESKKDWQVRLPEGIEFNETEERAMLLQEDPKAAFPVFNWNEETRILTITVNNNRSSLKLALLTEKSGDYSLALTDEASSVGQEELKVVVKESKEGTKNSQAPDSLNLAQPRALSTRAAGTTEVTDWQSFVEAIADNTVNTISLQNDITLSGTLNNYKDLFSVSSVDLASAQNVYLYINKNATARSLTIDGNGHDFNFGNLAIGFLDQSSYVSGNSGTTFGYWDLKFQNINMSSSNYSGPFYISSYTATESATNGLTGTNRSNANISYDTASATNTRNVTDFLGYTIGLNDPWVTNVELLNDIYTNAPTYSSSYFIYSPYLRYSQNVTSATSIGIASGGESHMYFQLQGNARTVKVNGNNYTLDFGSLCFTFQAYNNYGSKAWDIQFSNMTVYHGNYWGAMIFNNGNNGGKMTMDNYTGYGTQFLESQQTTLTLKNKVHLEQQRTWTSIKKDGTTIRTWNVNNYQQGSLAISTAVVEDNADVYISSLGSNVLYMPSGSFAIGKNVKLKLERGDQTTAAEYYNTNLNISGGSLSVGEGSTVDILNHHSTYGGAVYLGSASSELNIGKDATVNIQTDAYSGTGNNNINYNPIYMNGGSINVSGNLNVKGVNMGASTTDLFYVANNSTFIVQPNASFDIQSDSTSITQYLLRMGGASSTFKFSDAKRVNLQKNKALTSGTTTNNGLIWSQGNLDVSVQNVFQWSLNNVAGGADGDNGYTYEYIPMSNMRLAYGSGFNPTITASNAMTNETLTRFNANFTTRGQQRVLFTRVPDPNIAIHSIATDNRGNNSSTTVSGYAIPNAYIRIWDVPVNNSITAAFDPSTDSIKSPVEDTSTPAEYRANFTTKSDAAGNWSVTVPAGHYFTAGSVIHAYGFANLKAEEVTQTVLDKTPPTASPVTYYMTKGDTLPAPKDMVKDVSDTSPVNTGFDYAYTDPTTAETAANTPGTHTVQINVSDKAVDADGNPAPNTKVVESTLVVYEQASGVSGSDFEASYIDIRNLSETELKDYILQHSKPEAYKLANGTKTDLTQFVTVTDFGGLNNVSELQPKAYPVTLTVKAADSGLPTDITTTIQVTVVDVDAVLSVEFLNEANQVLSGYTVKLNTQVGDTIDLTKEESVTTQLTNVTKAGYDIAERPANETAVKINNTALTVQYKLQGVLSLTSVPSALDFGSLAYNATTKRVEDPEFDQQLVVTDTRADAKNGWNLTATLTTPMKNDSGQELVNALRYVTSGKETILNNNAQVVYTNSKGTAGSFDISDSWGKTANTDGIKLQINSSDTVYTGDYVGVITWKVMAGQP; encoded by the coding sequence ATGAATGAAATGATTAAAAAAAGAAAATTTCAATTAGTTGGAATGAGCATAGCCATTCTTTCGATCCTTATTTTAGCTATGTTTTCACAGCTGCATTCTTCTACAAATAAAATTTTTGCCAAATCACCGATTTCGTTGACAACTGTTGAAGATGAACGTTATGTAAATGAAGTATTTCATATTAAGATCTCTGACACAAGAACTGAAAACGAGCTAAAAAAGTCTGATGAGAGTAGTTCATCAACTGATTTGGGTGAGTCAAAAAAAGATTGGCAAGTTCGTCTTCCTGAAGGAATAGAGTTTAATGAAACTGAAGAAAGAGCCATGCTTTTACAGGAAGACCCAAAAGCAGCGTTTCCTGTTTTTAATTGGAATGAAGAAACACGGATATTGACTATCACAGTGAATAATAATCGATCTTCCCTGAAATTAGCATTATTAACAGAAAAAAGTGGCGATTATTCACTGGCATTGACCGATGAAGCAAGTAGTGTTGGTCAAGAAGAGTTAAAAGTTGTCGTTAAAGAATCAAAAGAGGGTACAAAAAATAGTCAAGCTCCTGACAGTTTAAATCTCGCTCAACCACGGGCATTAAGCACTCGAGCCGCTGGAACAACAGAAGTGACAGATTGGCAAAGTTTTGTTGAAGCAATCGCCGATAACACAGTGAATACCATTTCATTACAAAATGATATTACACTGTCGGGTACGTTGAATAACTATAAGGATTTGTTTAGTGTCAGCTCAGTTGATCTAGCGAGTGCACAAAATGTCTATTTGTATATCAATAAAAATGCGACTGCACGCTCCCTGACAATTGATGGGAATGGTCATGACTTTAATTTTGGAAACTTAGCCATCGGTTTTCTAGACCAATCAAGCTATGTATCAGGAAATTCCGGTACTACTTTTGGCTATTGGGATTTAAAATTTCAAAACATTAACATGAGTTCTTCAAACTATTCTGGTCCATTTTATATTTCATCGTACACGGCGACTGAAAGTGCCACGAATGGGTTAACGGGAACAAATCGAAGCAATGCGAATATTTCTTATGATACTGCTTCGGCTACCAATACGAGAAATGTGACAGACTTTTTAGGTTACACAATTGGTCTAAATGACCCATGGGTAACGAATGTGGAACTGTTAAATGATATCTACACAAATGCCCCAACTTATTCGTCTAGTTATTTTATTTATAGTCCGTATTTACGATACTCGCAAAACGTTACCTCAGCGACATCAATAGGAATTGCTTCTGGTGGAGAGTCTCACATGTATTTCCAACTACAAGGAAATGCGCGAACTGTTAAAGTAAATGGGAATAATTACACACTAGATTTCGGTTCACTCTGCTTTACATTCCAAGCCTATAATAACTATGGTTCAAAAGCTTGGGATATCCAATTTAGCAATATGACAGTCTATCACGGCAACTATTGGGGCGCAATGATTTTTAACAATGGTAATAATGGCGGAAAGATGACAATGGATAATTATACTGGTTATGGGACACAGTTTTTAGAGTCACAACAAACCACGTTAACACTAAAAAACAAAGTCCATTTGGAACAACAACGTACATGGACTTCTATAAAAAAAGATGGCACAACGATCCGTACATGGAATGTAAATAACTATCAACAAGGAAGCTTAGCGATTTCTACAGCCGTTGTAGAAGATAATGCTGATGTTTACATTTCTTCTCTAGGTTCGAATGTACTGTATATGCCATCAGGCAGCTTTGCCATCGGTAAAAATGTCAAACTTAAACTGGAACGTGGCGATCAAACAACTGCAGCCGAGTATTACAATACCAACTTAAACATTTCAGGTGGGTCATTATCCGTAGGGGAAGGTTCCACGGTAGATATCTTAAACCATCATTCGACATATGGTGGTGCGGTTTACCTAGGATCAGCTTCATCTGAGTTAAACATTGGGAAAGATGCGACGGTAAATATCCAAACAGATGCTTATTCTGGAACGGGTAACAATAATATAAACTATAACCCAATCTATATGAATGGCGGATCAATCAACGTTTCAGGGAATTTAAATGTGAAGGGTGTAAACATGGGCGCCAGTACAACTGATTTATTCTATGTTGCAAATAACTCAACCTTTATCGTCCAACCGAATGCTTCTTTTGATATTCAAAGCGATAGCACATCGATCACGCAATATTTATTGCGAATGGGTGGAGCGTCATCAACCTTTAAATTCTCAGATGCTAAACGTGTGAATCTGCAAAAAAACAAAGCATTGACAAGTGGAACAACGACAAATAATGGCTTGATTTGGTCTCAAGGAAACCTAGATGTTTCAGTTCAAAACGTCTTCCAATGGTCACTGAATAATGTGGCTGGCGGAGCTGATGGCGATAATGGGTATACCTATGAGTACATTCCGATGAGTAATATGCGATTAGCTTATGGAAGTGGCTTTAATCCTACGATCACAGCATCTAATGCGATGACAAATGAAACGTTAACTAGATTTAACGCGAATTTTACAACGAGAGGGCAACAACGAGTTCTCTTTACCAGGGTTCCAGATCCAAATATTGCGATTCATAGCATTGCAACCGATAATCGGGGCAATAACAGTTCGACCACTGTATCTGGCTATGCGATTCCAAATGCCTATATCCGTATCTGGGATGTACCAGTCAATAACTCGATCACGGCAGCCTTTGATCCATCAACTGATAGTATAAAATCACCTGTAGAAGATACGTCTACTCCAGCTGAATACCGTGCGAATTTTACAACGAAATCAGATGCGGCAGGGAATTGGTCCGTAACCGTACCAGCCGGGCATTATTTTACCGCTGGAAGTGTCATTCACGCCTACGGATTTGCGAATCTAAAAGCCGAAGAAGTGACACAAACAGTCTTGGATAAAACACCACCTACAGCTTCACCGGTGACCTATTACATGACAAAAGGGGATACGTTACCTGCACCAAAAGACATGGTGAAAGACGTTAGTGATACAAGTCCAGTCAATACTGGTTTTGATTATGCCTATACGGATCCTACTACGGCAGAAACAGCAGCGAATACGCCAGGAACACACACGGTACAGATCAATGTATCTGACAAGGCGGTTGATGCTGATGGAAATCCAGCGCCGAATACCAAAGTCGTTGAGTCAACGTTAGTGGTCTATGAACAAGCTTCGGGTGTTTCAGGTTCTGATTTTGAGGCATCTTATATAGATATTCGAAATCTATCAGAAACAGAATTAAAGGATTATATCCTACAGCATAGCAAGCCAGAAGCCTATAAACTAGCAAATGGAACCAAAACAGACCTGACTCAATTTGTAACAGTAACGGACTTTGGTGGCTTAAATAATGTGAGCGAACTTCAACCAAAAGCATATCCTGTGACATTAACAGTAAAAGCAGCTGATTCAGGATTGCCTACAGACATTACAACGACGATTCAAGTGACAGTAGTTGATGTTGATGCCGTATTATCGGTTGAATTCTTGAATGAAGCAAATCAAGTATTATCTGGCTATACCGTTAAATTAAATACGCAAGTCGGGGACACGATTGACTTAACAAAAGAAGAGAGTGTCACCACACAACTTACGAATGTAACGAAAGCCGGGTATGATATTGCCGAACGACCAGCAAATGAAACTGCAGTGAAGATTAATAATACTGCACTAACGGTTCAATACAAATTGCAAGGCGTATTGAGTTTGACCTCGGTACCAAGTGCTTTAGACTTTGGCTCGCTAGCGTATAATGCAACAACGAAACGAGTAGAAGACCCAGAATTTGATCAGCAATTAGTGGTCACAGATACTCGGGCAGATGCCAAAAACGGTTGGAACTTAACGGCTACATTGACAACACCGATGAAAAACGATAGCGGTCAAGAATTAGTCAATGCTCTGCGTTATGTTACGAGTGGTAAGGAAACAATTTTAAATAATAATGCGCAGGTCGTTTACACCAATAGTAAAGGCACAGCAGGTAGTTTTGATATCAGTGACAGTTGGGGCAAAACGGCAAATACTGATGGGATAAAATTGCAAATCAATTCATCTGATACCGTTTATACCGGAGATTATGTCGGCGTAATTACGTGGAAAGTCATGGCTGGACAACCATAA
- a CDS encoding LPXTG cell wall anchor domain-containing protein encodes MKHKTIKLIVCSLVVLIGMFSYSNSSSANEGTGGQVNRGGKISFYEESTEPSDSSTSTEPSSSTTTTPSTTVKPAGKGLPSTGELIKNYGIFGIGILFLLLLLLFLRKRRKGEQK; translated from the coding sequence ATGAAACATAAAACAATAAAATTAATCGTCTGCTCTCTGGTTGTGTTGATAGGCATGTTTAGTTACTCAAACAGTTCAAGTGCGAATGAAGGAACAGGTGGGCAAGTCAATCGAGGCGGTAAGATTTCATTTTACGAAGAATCGACAGAACCGTCTGATTCCTCTACCAGTACTGAACCAAGTTCATCCACAACGACAACTCCGAGTACAACAGTGAAACCAGCTGGTAAAGGTCTTCCTAGCACGGGAGAGCTAATAAAAAACTACGGCATTTTCGGCATAGGTATTCTATTCCTATTGCTATTGCTTCTCTTTTTACGAAAACGTAGGAAGGGGGAGCAAAAATGA
- a CDS encoding WxL domain-containing protein: MKLKQVGIWSLSIASLFLAIESGIIAQAAPETLDQSGSVSIKGSVVTNPVDPENPENVVDPGESPSTEGSLRIDYVSSLDFGESKISKNGRDYHALAQQFFGETGPRGTYIQITDQQAESSGWSLQVKQNYQFTNPIIQETNEQDLKGAVLSLDKGWANSSGTSEAPTVMRETIALNSIGSAYEVATARADSGKGVWTIAFGASDTNSSNQPVTLTPVVDQAGKPVIDSIYTKPVYSNSAITLSIPEATKIHPVEYQTEITWILAKLP, encoded by the coding sequence ATGAAGTTAAAACAAGTCGGTATCTGGTCGTTATCAATCGCCAGTTTGTTTCTAGCCATTGAATCAGGCATCATTGCCCAAGCTGCCCCTGAAACGCTTGATCAATCAGGCTCAGTTAGTATCAAGGGAAGTGTGGTAACCAATCCTGTTGACCCTGAAAATCCAGAGAATGTTGTTGATCCGGGGGAGAGCCCTTCAACTGAAGGGTCACTTCGTATTGATTACGTTTCTTCTCTTGATTTTGGTGAAAGCAAGATTTCTAAAAATGGACGTGATTATCACGCTCTTGCGCAACAGTTCTTTGGTGAAACTGGTCCTAGAGGGACCTACATTCAAATTACCGATCAACAAGCAGAATCGTCCGGTTGGAGCCTACAAGTCAAACAAAACTATCAGTTTACGAATCCTATTATTCAAGAAACGAATGAGCAGGATTTAAAAGGTGCGGTTCTTTCACTAGATAAAGGCTGGGCCAATTCCAGTGGTACTAGTGAAGCGCCTACCGTGATGCGAGAAACGATTGCCTTAAATTCGATTGGGTCAGCATATGAAGTCGCAACTGCCAGAGCAGACAGCGGTAAAGGTGTTTGGACCATTGCCTTTGGCGCATCGGATACGAATTCTAGCAATCAACCTGTCACACTGACACCTGTAGTAGATCAAGCAGGAAAACCAGTGATAGACAGTATTTATACTAAACCAGTGTATAGCAATTCAGCAATCACACTAAGTATACCGGAAGCAACGAAGATTCATCCGGTAGAATACCAAACGGAGATAACTTGGATATTAGCCAAGTTGCCTTAA
- a CDS encoding WxL domain-containing protein yields MKAKSLCASTLVAILGVTVLGAATPAFAAPTELTSEGTVTVTEGTAGGGESETVDPEKPGEVLPKPDPESPGENTNTEQGSLVIEKTTDLNFGSVKTSANAVTSYAKPMTFNGGTTKRGAYVQWADVRAGGVFGYTITAQLTKQFTSGTNVLSGSTIDFSNGLAVAQGDNTNAVPSNVKTGFQLTEEENDAQPVVVADKDKKEGKGRHIIEFGQSSTSQNGTPGTDEESVKLTIPAATASNMAVADYTATVTWKITAAPAAEETPEA; encoded by the coding sequence ATGAAAGCAAAAAGTCTTTGTGCATCAACATTAGTAGCAATTTTGGGAGTAACGGTTTTAGGAGCAGCAACACCTGCATTCGCAGCACCAACTGAACTAACTTCAGAAGGGACTGTAACAGTTACAGAAGGAACTGCTGGTGGTGGTGAATCTGAAACAGTCGATCCAGAAAAACCAGGTGAAGTATTACCGAAACCAGATCCAGAATCTCCAGGTGAAAATACAAATACAGAACAAGGCTCCTTAGTTATTGAAAAAACGACTGATTTGAATTTTGGTTCTGTTAAAACATCTGCTAATGCTGTAACAAGCTATGCCAAACCAATGACATTTAACGGTGGAACAACAAAACGTGGTGCTTATGTACAATGGGCTGACGTTCGTGCCGGAGGCGTTTTTGGTTATACAATCACAGCACAATTAACAAAACAATTCACATCAGGAACAAACGTATTATCTGGTTCAACAATTGACTTTAGCAATGGACTTGCTGTAGCGCAAGGAGATAACACAAATGCTGTTCCTTCAAATGTTAAAACTGGTTTCCAATTAACAGAAGAAGAGAATGATGCACAACCAGTCGTTGTAGCTGACAAAGACAAAAAAGAAGGAAAAGGCCGTCACATCATCGAATTTGGTCAAAGCTCAACATCACAAAACGGAACACCAGGAACAGATGAAGAATCTGTAAAATTAACAATTCCTGCAGCAACTGCTTCAAACATGGCTGTAGCGGATTACACTGCTACTGTAACTTGGAAAATTACTGCTGCACCAGCTGCAGAAGAAACGCCAGAAGCATAA
- a CDS encoding DUF916 and DUF3324 domain-containing protein, which translates to MKSHIGSIKQWVSIFLSIVVIGLFFLKAVPGYSADKNPAGVTGFTYSITFPDNQVKKDLGYFKLKMEPGKNQQISIALSNPGTEKVTIDVKLNGAKTNQNGVIEYGESTIKNDPSVQFDFTDIVTGPESVELAPGETKNLDLTIQMPETSYDGVIAGGIQLMRADQNGTTSNEGGSKIINQYAYVIGVVLQESEKAIAPDLKLNSVKAGQSNYRNAIFVNYSNVMAAYLDNMTVEVQITEKGKETVLYERKQTAMRMAPNSFIDFPVSMNGERMVAGDYVANILVTSGDKKWKWTKDFNISDKDANKFNERDVGLVQEKGLDWKLIALIVVGILALIILIFVIIRIRNKKKQEKELALKKERKKKKQQGSSNGKSSKKKD; encoded by the coding sequence ATGAAATCACATATAGGATCTATAAAACAATGGGTAAGTATTTTTTTGAGTATCGTGGTTATTGGGCTCTTTTTTTTAAAAGCAGTTCCTGGTTATTCCGCTGATAAGAATCCAGCAGGTGTTACAGGGTTTACGTACAGTATTACGTTTCCAGATAATCAAGTAAAAAAAGATTTAGGCTACTTTAAATTAAAAATGGAGCCAGGTAAAAATCAACAGATTTCCATCGCATTAAGTAATCCTGGTACTGAAAAAGTGACGATTGACGTTAAATTAAATGGGGCAAAGACGAACCAAAACGGTGTGATTGAATACGGTGAATCAACAATTAAAAACGATCCATCCGTACAATTTGATTTTACCGATATTGTCACTGGACCAGAATCAGTTGAGCTAGCACCAGGAGAAACCAAGAATCTTGATTTGACCATTCAAATGCCAGAAACAAGTTATGATGGAGTGATTGCTGGTGGTATCCAGTTGATGAGAGCAGATCAAAATGGCACCACTTCTAATGAAGGCGGCTCAAAAATCATTAACCAATATGCCTATGTGATTGGTGTTGTACTACAAGAATCAGAAAAAGCTATTGCACCAGATTTAAAATTGAACAGTGTGAAAGCTGGCCAAAGCAATTATCGCAATGCTATTTTTGTGAATTACTCTAATGTGATGGCAGCGTATTTAGATAATATGACTGTTGAAGTTCAAATCACAGAGAAAGGGAAAGAGACTGTTCTATATGAACGCAAACAAACCGCAATGAGAATGGCACCAAATTCCTTTATTGACTTTCCTGTCAGTATGAACGGTGAGCGGATGGTTGCAGGAGATTATGTAGCAAACATTCTCGTGACCTCTGGCGATAAAAAATGGAAATGGACCAAAGACTTCAACATTTCAGATAAAGATGCGAACAAATTCAACGAGCGAGATGTTGGTTTAGTGCAAGAAAAAGGGCTGGACTGGAAATTGATCGCCCTAATCGTTGTTGGTATTTTAGCCTTAATTATCCTAATTTTCGTGATTATTCGCATACGTAATAAGAAAAAACAAGAAAAAGAATTAGCCTTAAAAAAAGAACGTAAAAAGAAGAAACAACAAGGGTCATCTAATGGAAAAAGCAGTAAGAAAAAGGATTAG
- the lepB gene encoding signal peptidase I, which yields MEKKSKRTIKKKPTTARKKRPSQKVPAKKIGNKKRPHHNKKTKRKKQPVKNYLKEFIVAISLSVVLILVISSFFLTIVTVHGFSMIPTLREKDQVLVQKTTGFKRFDLVAFKSGNGNTQIRRIIGLPEEKIAYTDDTLFVNDQPVDEKFIMDEINESQRNGKNYTEDFTNRTLTSAVVIPEGYYLVLGDNRPYATDSRHYGLIAKENVIGKVAMQLLPFGEMKSF from the coding sequence ATGGAGAAAAAATCAAAGCGCACAATAAAAAAGAAACCGACAACCGCAAGAAAAAAACGTCCTTCTCAAAAAGTACCAGCAAAAAAGATAGGAAACAAAAAAAGACCACACCATAATAAAAAGACCAAACGTAAAAAACAACCTGTCAAAAACTATCTAAAAGAATTTATCGTTGCTATAAGTTTGAGTGTCGTATTGATACTTGTCATCAGTTCCTTTTTCCTGACGATCGTAACGGTTCATGGTTTTAGTATGATCCCAACGTTACGAGAAAAAGATCAGGTCCTTGTTCAAAAAACAACTGGCTTCAAACGCTTTGATTTAGTTGCCTTTAAAAGTGGCAATGGGAACACGCAAATTAGACGAATCATTGGTCTGCCAGAAGAAAAAATTGCGTACACGGACGATACACTTTTCGTGAATGACCAGCCAGTAGACGAAAAATTTATTATGGATGAAATCAATGAAAGCCAACGCAACGGTAAAAATTATACAGAAGATTTCACGAATCGAACGTTAACTTCTGCTGTTGTGATTCCTGAGGGATACTACTTGGTTTTGGGGGATAATCGACCGTATGCGACCGATAGTCGGCATTATGGTTTGATTGCAAAAGAGAATGTGATTGGGAAAGTTGCGATGCAGCTTTTGCCGTTTGGTGAGATGAAGAGTTTTTAG